In Gossypium hirsutum isolate 1008001.06 chromosome D06, Gossypium_hirsutum_v2.1, whole genome shotgun sequence, one genomic interval encodes:
- the LOC107901023 gene encoding endoglucanase 16, with translation MGMTRPSAAALVAWLAVLLGYVVVVNGDNFSYKEALTKSLIFLEAQRSGKLPPNHRVAWRGDSCLNDGKEANMDLVGGYYDAGDNVKYGLPMAFTVTTLAWSAIVYNSELKSAGELGNTQAAIRWGTDYFLKAACKRNKLYVQVGDPEKEHQCWVRPENMKHPRPVLEINEKTPGTEIAAETSAALAASSIVFRRIDRPYAHRLLNKAKMLFKFAREHEGSFDGECPFYCSFSGYHDELLWAAAWLYSATRDRTYFKYVTEEALHAVVDEFNWDLKYAGVQILLSKSFFQGGRDMQAYKEHADSFICSALPQSPYHKIPMTPAGLVHLRDGANLQYATGISFLFSIYGDLLQRFNQKVQCGDKRFDSTHLLAFAKQQMDYILGQNPQGRSYMVGFGKNPPKQAHHRGASIPLSDANSEVNCPMSFVRWYNKNTPNPNELTGAILGGPDNHDNFNDERWSSVYTEPCTYINSLAVGALAKLTRPLPVK, from the exons ATGGGAATGACAAGACCATCTGCAGCCGCTCTTGTGGCATGGTTGGCTGTTTTGCTAGGGTATGTAGTGGTTGTTAATGGTGATAATTTTAGCTACAAGGAAGCTCTCACCAAGTCGCTCATTTTCTTGGAAGCACAAAGGTCAGGGAAACTCCCTCCCAATCATAGAGTAGCCTGGAGAGGTGATTCTTGTCTCAATGATGGCAAAGAAGCAAAT ATGGACCTCGTTGGAGGATATTATGATGCTGGTGACAATGTGAAGTATGGGTTACCAATGGCCTTCACAGTCACCACCTTGGCATGGTCTGCAATTGTTTACAATTCCGAGTTAAAATCCGCCGGTGAGTTAGGAAATACTCAAGCTGCCATTCGATGGGGAACTGATTATTTCCTGAAAGCCGCTTGTAAACGTAACAAATTGTACGTGCAG GTTGGTGACCCTGAAAAAGAACATCAATGTTGGGTAAGACCAGAGAATATGAAGCACCCAAGACCTGTTTTGGAAATCAATGAGAAGACACCTGGAACCGAGATTGCAGCTGAAACTTCAGCCGCATTGGCTGCTTCTTCTATAGTCTTTAGACGCATTGATCGTCCCTATGCACATCGTCTCCTTAACAAAGCCAAAATG CTTTTCAAATTTGCTAGAGAACACGAGGGATCTTTCGATGGAGAATGCCCCTTCTATTGCTCTTTCTCTGGCTATCAT GATGAGTTGTTGTGGGCGGCAGCATGGCTATACAGTGCCACACGCGACCGCACTTATTTCAAGTATGTCACAGAAGAAGCACTTCATGCAGTTGTGGATGAGTTTAACTGGGACCTCAAGTATGCTGGTGTCCAAATCCTCCTTTCTAAG TCTTTCTTTCAAGGTGGCCGTGATATGCAGGCCTACAAGGAGCACGCTGACAGTTTTATTTGTTCAGCCCTTCCTCAAAGTCCTTACCACAAAATTCCCATGACTCCAGCTGGTCTGGTTCATTTGAGAGATGGAGCCAACCTTCAGTATGCTACTGGAATTTCTTTCCTCTTCAGTATCTATGGCGATTTGCTTCAAAGGTTCAACCAAAAGGTCCAATGTGGAGACAAACGTTTTGACTCCACTCATCTCTTGGCTTTTGCAAAGCAGCAG ATGGACTACATATTAGGTCAAAACCCACAAGGAAGATCGTACATGGTTGGGTTTGGGAAGAATCCACCAAAACAAGCGCACCACCGGGGTGCCTCAATCCCATTATCGGATGCCAATTCGGAGGTGAACTGCCCCATGAGTTTCGTTCGTTGGTACAACAAAAATACACCCAATCCAAATGAGTTAACCGGCGCCATCCTAGGTGGACCTGACAACCATGACAATTTCAACGATGAACGCTGGTCATCCGTCTACACCGAGCCATGCACTTACATTAATTCTCTAGCAGTTGGGGCCTTGGCCAAGCTCACCCGCCCACTGCCTGTTAAATAA
- the LOC107901022 gene encoding fatty-acid-binding protein 2 codes for MRNTWLFFMDLDGGGSPYIFPMEPFVSNGLGAHLFSQFSSFVDSSLYHSKHLYVPGSLAFREAFSCMSKFTGAILFWFSSMSTSKLSRDISSGNQRGLESRSCESSVLVKHIFSCKNNLAGYRFASDSRGLFATPLVFGKISSYAMRSFFGEAEALRHIPLLSLAAALIPPLDNLSSKVLPVPLDNTELQMQELMDRRPCEVGQGCGSLSFLDLNRRRHAIEPRTGIEFPTILDNILDTQNNSSLASEVLVGTGSRTMKIIKIKSLKVYAFGFYIHPYSVCKKLGAKYASIPVDELNKHNELYQDLLSEDIGMTVRLVVNCNGMKVNTVRDAFEKSLRARLVKTNPNTDYRCLSTFGSYFTQDIPLPAGTIIDFQRTADGHLITKIGGNQIGAVHSKDLCRAFFDMYIGNFPVSEQTKEDIGQNVANIIRRC; via the exons ATGCGGAATACTTGGTTGTTTTTCATGGATTTAGATGGAGGAGGGTCTCCATATATTTTTCCCATGGAGCCCTTTGTTTCTAATGGTTTGGGAGCTCACTTGTTTTCGCAGTTTAGTTCGTTTGTTGACAGCTCTTTGTACCATTCTAAACATTTGTATGTACCTGGTAGTCTCGCATTTCGAGAAGCTTTTAGTTGTATGTCGAAGTTTACAGGGGCTATACTGTTTTGGTTCTCTAGTATGTCAACTTCGAAGTTGAGTAGGGATATATCATCTGGTAATCAACGTGGTTTGGAATCTAGGAGTTGTGAATCTTCAGTTCTGGTTAAGCACATATTTTCTTGTAAGAATAATCTTGCCGGATATCGGTTTGCCTCTGATTCAAGAGGCCTATTTGCCACCCCTcttgtttttggtaaaatttcGAGTTATGCAATGAGAAGCTTCTTTGGAGAAGCAGAAGCACTCCGACACATTCCTTTGCTATCATTAGCTGCAGCTTTGATACCACCATTAGACAACTT ATCTTCAAAGGTACTACCTGTTCCACTTGATAACACTGAACTTCAAATGCAAGAACTCATGGATCGAAGGCCTTGTGAAGTTGGTCAAGGATGCGGCAGTCTATCTTTTCTAGATTTGAACCGGAGACGACATGCTATTGAACCCAGAACTGGCATTGAGTTCCCAACAATATTGGATAACATATTAGATACACAGAATAATTCTAGTTTAGCTTCTGAG GTGCTTGTTGGTACTGGATCAAGAACCATGAAGATCATCAAAATTAAGTCTCTGAAGGTGTATGCATTTGGTTTTT ATATTCATCCATACTCTGTTTGCAAGAAATTGGGTGCAAAGTATGCCTCTATTCCAGTGGATGAACTGAACAAACACAATGAACTTTATCAGGATCTTCTTAG CGAGGATATTGGTATGACTGTAAGGCTAGTTGTTAACTGCAATGGGATGAAAGTCAATACAGTAAGAGA TGCATTTGAAAAATCTCTTCGTGCTCGTTTAGTAAAG ACAAATCCCAACACTGATTATCGCTGCCTCAGTACATTCGGTTCCTACTTCACTCAAGATATTCCATTGCCTGCA GGAACAATAATTGACTTTCAGCGGACAGCTGATGGACACCTAATTACCAAAA TCGGAGGTAACCAGATTGGAGCAGTCCATAGCAAGGATTTATGCA GGGCTTTCTTTGACATGTACATCGGCAATTTCCCAGTGTCGGAGCAAACAAAAGAAGACATTGGCCAGAACGTGGCAAACATTATAAGGAGATGCTGA